In one window of Candidatus Poribacteria bacterium DNA:
- a CDS encoding sigma 54-interacting transcriptional regulator gives MIDEIIGVSEAIRETRDMVRKMAGSDIDVLILGETGVGKELVAKTIHRMSRRSAKPFIPIDCGLLPKTLAEEELFGHVKGSFTGAISTKEGLVQTADGGICFFDEIGELSRSSAWNFR, from the coding sequence ATGATCGATGAGATCATAGGGGTGAGTGAGGCGATAAGGGAAACGCGTGATATGGTAAGGAAGATGGCAGGATCCGATATCGACGTTCTGATCCTCGGAGAGACCGGCGTCGGTAAAGAGCTCGTGGCAAAGACCATCCACAGGATGAGCAGAAGGTCGGCGAAACCGTTTATCCCGATAGACTGCGGCCTTCTACCCAAAACCCTAGCGGAGGAGGAGCTGTTCGGACACGTTAAGGGTTCCTTCACAGGCGCTATCTCCACAAAGGAAGGTCTGGTTCAAACCGCGGACGGAGGGATATGCTTTTTCGACGAGATAGGGGAGCTCAGCCGGAGCTCAGCCTGGAACTTCAGGTGA